Proteins from a single region of Haloterrigena alkaliphila:
- a CDS encoding acetamidase/formamidase family protein has translation MGREIVSHEDGAIYEFAPDLEGVTTVESGAQLTIETRDSLDGAVQAESDLLESVPEEVNAATGPIAVEDASPGDVLRVEIEAIRLAEDRGRVITIEGFGLLDGHEGIEAPRTRITPVEDGGSGSQHVLEFGDLEVPVDPVIGTIGVAPAGDSYTTLVPHDHGGNLDTTDVTAGNAIYFPVLQEGALLAMGDCKAAMADGEMCGTGSEIATEIDATVEVIEDPDVDLERPLVETPDAWKPIASAETLEAACELANEDAIELLAAEHGVDRTDAYLLSSLVGGLEISQVVDPLVTVRNAVPKEYLSDPF, from the coding sequence ATGGGACGAGAGATCGTCTCTCACGAGGACGGTGCGATATACGAGTTCGCGCCGGATCTCGAGGGAGTCACCACGGTCGAATCGGGCGCGCAATTGACGATCGAGACGCGGGACAGTCTCGACGGCGCGGTGCAGGCGGAATCGGACCTGCTCGAGTCGGTGCCCGAGGAGGTCAACGCCGCGACGGGACCGATCGCGGTCGAGGACGCGTCCCCAGGCGACGTCCTCCGCGTCGAAATCGAGGCGATCCGCCTCGCCGAGGACCGGGGCCGGGTAATCACTATCGAGGGATTCGGCTTGCTCGACGGTCACGAGGGGATCGAGGCGCCCCGAACGCGGATCACGCCCGTCGAAGACGGCGGGAGCGGGAGCCAGCACGTCCTCGAGTTCGGCGACCTCGAGGTGCCCGTCGACCCCGTCATCGGAACGATCGGGGTCGCGCCGGCCGGCGACTCGTACACGACGCTGGTTCCCCACGACCACGGCGGCAACCTCGATACGACGGACGTGACGGCGGGGAACGCGATCTACTTCCCCGTCTTGCAGGAGGGCGCCTTACTCGCGATGGGCGACTGCAAGGCCGCGATGGCCGACGGCGAGATGTGCGGGACCGGGTCGGAGATCGCCACCGAGATCGACGCGACCGTCGAGGTGATCGAAGACCCTGACGTGGACCTCGAGCGACCGCTGGTCGAGACCCCCGACGCCTGGAAGCCGATCGCCAGCGCCGAGACGCTCGAGGCGGCCTGCGAACTCGCGAACGAGGACGCGATCGAGTTGCTGGCGGCCGAACACGGCGTCGACCGCACGGACGCCTACCTGCTCTCGAGTCTCGTCGGAGGACTGGAGATCAGTCAGGTGGTCGATCCGCTGGTAACGGTGCGAAACGCGGTGCCGAAGGAGTACCTCTCCGATCCGTTTTGA
- a CDS encoding Hsp20/alpha crystallin family protein, producing MPALRDALRDLSADVFFDLLESDDAYLLVLDVPGVTAESIELSVENDRISIDAHREKDPAGDYHYLEENRTLFLNVDLPVPADAMGSEADATVERGVLELTLPKTTETETTIDVVDEDGD from the coding sequence ATGCCAGCGCTCCGTGACGCACTACGGGACCTCTCGGCGGACGTCTTCTTCGATCTGCTCGAAAGCGACGACGCCTACCTGCTCGTCCTCGACGTCCCCGGCGTTACCGCCGAGTCGATCGAACTCTCCGTCGAGAACGATCGGATCTCCATCGACGCCCACCGCGAGAAGGATCCCGCCGGCGACTACCACTACCTCGAGGAGAACCGCACGCTGTTTCTGAACGTCGACCTCCCCGTGCCCGCGGACGCGATGGGCTCCGAGGCGGACGCGACGGTCGAACGCGGCGTCCTCGAGTTGACGCTGCCCAAGACCACGGAGACGGAGACGACGATCGACGTCGTCGACGAGGACGGCGACTAA
- a CDS encoding cbb3-type cytochrome c oxidase subunit I — protein sequence MSDLPPRTTVKRWLVTTNHKDVGILYLVTSLFFLLLGGVLALLFRAHLWQAGGTGLLSATDFNQSVTNHGLLMVFWFLSPIATGFANYLVPLQIGAKDLAFPRLNAMSYWFYLFSGILVAISFFQGHAFAGGWYMYAPLNVPMYHPAMEATTGGNATILALLLFVFSITIGTVNFLTTIHRSRAEGLGLWNMPLFTWGWLLTIWMMLFAFAALLAALLLLASDRLLLTQYFATDQGSSLLWAHLFWFFGHPEVYIVFFPALGILFETFQTFTGRRLVGRKWVIIAMVLVAVQSFLVWMHHMFLTTINLEIKTLFMATTIGISLPFDLMIFSLIYTMVKGRVRFTTPFLFSMGALVLFILGGITGVFLGAVVLDYEFRGTYWVVAHFHYVMVSGVTALVGGLYYWWPKITGKMYSETLGKLNFAVFFVGFNLLYFPMFLAWETPRRVFTYPESTQLYHQLSTVGAFVFGASFLITFYALGKSLLSGPDAPDNPWTYSRTAEWATGSPPPLENWPDRPSYASGRLEFVDDAATDGGVTTETVSHEEHADHASIWPLGIGFGIFVFFLGLTGLTPYVVEFARGTGAAAEGLVGTSAERTILYPILTVLGVAILGYTLFEYGRERFHAPDMPIASRWPFEGVGTTKLGVWFFLASDVVVFGGAIGAYVFARLHAGWDAWEAVPPSSLVGLFNTYVLLTSSFTVILALVFAERNNKRGLLASMGATLLLGLTFLAVKGWEWAYEFGHGIYWFSELQYSTYFVTTGLHALHVILGMLIAGFMFYRIATVDAYLEDNRPVEFFGLYWHFVDIVWVILFPLFYLM from the coding sequence ATGAGTGACCTACCGCCGCGGACGACAGTCAAACGGTGGCTGGTCACGACCAACCACAAGGACGTCGGCATCCTCTATCTGGTGACGTCGCTGTTCTTCCTGCTGCTCGGTGGCGTCCTCGCGTTGTTGTTCCGCGCTCACCTGTGGCAGGCCGGGGGGACGGGACTGCTCTCGGCCACCGATTTCAACCAGTCGGTGACCAACCACGGGCTGTTGATGGTCTTCTGGTTCCTCTCGCCGATCGCGACCGGCTTCGCCAACTATCTCGTCCCGCTGCAGATCGGGGCGAAGGATCTGGCCTTCCCGCGACTGAACGCCATGAGCTACTGGTTCTACCTGTTCTCGGGTATCCTGGTCGCCATCTCGTTCTTCCAGGGCCACGCGTTCGCGGGCGGCTGGTACATGTACGCCCCGCTGAACGTGCCGATGTACCATCCGGCGATGGAGGCGACGACCGGCGGGAACGCGACGATCCTCGCGCTGCTCCTGTTCGTCTTCTCGATCACGATCGGGACGGTGAACTTCCTCACGACGATTCATCGCTCTCGCGCCGAGGGACTGGGGCTGTGGAACATGCCGCTGTTCACCTGGGGGTGGCTGCTGACCATCTGGATGATGCTGTTCGCGTTCGCGGCGTTGCTCGCCGCTCTCCTGCTTCTCGCGAGCGATCGGCTCCTCCTCACGCAGTACTTCGCGACCGATCAGGGCTCGAGTCTGCTGTGGGCGCACCTGTTCTGGTTCTTCGGGCATCCGGAGGTGTACATCGTCTTCTTCCCCGCGCTCGGAATCCTGTTCGAGACGTTCCAGACGTTCACGGGACGGCGACTGGTCGGCCGCAAGTGGGTCATCATCGCGATGGTCCTCGTCGCGGTCCAGTCGTTCCTGGTCTGGATGCACCACATGTTTCTGACGACGATCAACCTCGAGATCAAGACGTTGTTCATGGCGACGACCATCGGGATCTCGCTGCCGTTCGACCTGATGATATTCTCGCTGATCTATACGATGGTCAAGGGGCGCGTGCGGTTCACCACGCCGTTCCTGTTTTCGATGGGGGCACTGGTACTGTTCATCCTCGGGGGCATCACCGGAGTCTTCCTCGGCGCCGTCGTGCTGGACTACGAGTTCCGGGGCACCTACTGGGTCGTCGCGCACTTCCACTACGTGATGGTCTCGGGGGTCACCGCGCTGGTCGGCGGCCTCTACTACTGGTGGCCCAAGATCACCGGGAAGATGTACTCGGAGACGCTGGGGAAACTCAACTTCGCCGTCTTTTTCGTCGGATTCAACCTGCTGTACTTCCCGATGTTCCTCGCCTGGGAGACGCCCCGCCGCGTCTTCACCTACCCCGAGAGCACCCAGCTTTACCACCAGCTGTCGACCGTCGGGGCCTTCGTCTTCGGCGCCTCCTTCCTGATCACGTTCTACGCGCTCGGCAAGAGCCTGCTCTCGGGGCCCGACGCCCCCGACAACCCCTGGACGTACTCCCGCACCGCCGAGTGGGCGACCGGCTCGCCGCCGCCCCTGGAGAACTGGCCGGACCGCCCGAGCTACGCCAGCGGTCGCCTCGAGTTCGTGGACGACGCGGCGACCGACGGCGGCGTGACGACCGAAACGGTGAGTCACGAGGAACACGCCGATCACGCCAGTATCTGGCCGCTGGGGATCGGGTTCGGAATCTTCGTGTTCTTCCTCGGGCTGACCGGACTGACGCCCTACGTGGTCGAGTTCGCGCGGGGAACCGGCGCGGCCGCCGAGGGCCTCGTCGGAACCAGCGCCGAGCGGACGATCCTCTATCCGATCCTGACGGTGCTCGGTGTCGCGATTCTGGGCTACACGCTCTTCGAGTACGGCCGCGAACGGTTCCACGCCCCCGACATGCCCATCGCCAGCCGCTGGCCCTTCGAGGGGGTCGGAACCACGAAGCTCGGCGTCTGGTTCTTCCTGGCGTCGGACGTCGTCGTCTTCGGCGGTGCGATCGGGGCGTACGTCTTCGCGCGGCTCCACGCCGGCTGGGACGCCTGGGAGGCGGTGCCGCCGTCGTCGTTGGTCGGCCTCTTCAACACCTACGTCCTGTTGACCTCGAGTTTCACGGTCATCCTCGCGCTCGTCTTCGCCGAGCGTAACAACAAACGGGGACTGCTCGCGTCGATGGGCGCGACGCTGCTGCTCGGGCTGACGTTCCTGGCGGTCAAGGGATGGGAGTGGGCCTACGAGTTCGGCCACGGCATCTACTGGTTCTCCGAACTGCAGTACTCGACGTACTTCGTGACGACCGGACTCCACGCGCTCCACGTCATCCTCGGGATGTTGATCGCCGGATTCATGTTCTACCGGATCGCCACGGTCGACGCCTACCTCGAGGACAACCGGCCGGTGGAGTTCTTCGGCCTCTACTGGCACTTCGTCGACATCGTCTGGGTGATCCTCTTCCCGCTGTTCTACCTGATGTAG
- a CDS encoding Nif3-like dinuclear metal center hexameric protein, translated as MELSTVVDRLDDELRTADYADLDASANGLQVGPDEAEIERVAFAVDGVRETFEAAIEADADLLVTHHGISWGGFDRVTGRTYDRLAPLIEHDLALYVSHLPLDGHQELGNAAGVADVLGLEDRSPFGELGPEYVGQRGTAGEAYTPDELRERLAGELETGGQPVQVLDFGPEEIEDVAIVTGSGTDWLDEAVAAGADALVTGEGKQQAYHEAREAGIHVVLAGHYATETFGVRALQDLAGEWGLETSYLEVPTGL; from the coding sequence ATGGAACTCTCGACGGTCGTCGACCGACTCGACGACGAGCTTCGAACCGCCGACTACGCCGACCTCGACGCCAGCGCGAACGGCCTGCAGGTCGGCCCGGACGAGGCCGAGATCGAGCGCGTCGCGTTCGCCGTCGACGGCGTCCGGGAGACGTTCGAGGCGGCGATCGAGGCCGACGCGGATCTGCTGGTCACCCACCACGGGATCTCGTGGGGCGGCTTCGACCGCGTAACCGGTCGCACCTACGACCGGCTCGCGCCGCTGATCGAGCACGACCTCGCGCTGTACGTCTCCCATCTCCCGCTGGACGGCCACCAAGAACTGGGCAACGCCGCCGGCGTCGCCGACGTGCTCGGACTCGAGGATCGGAGCCCGTTCGGCGAACTCGGGCCCGAATACGTCGGCCAGCGCGGGACGGCCGGCGAAGCCTACACGCCCGACGAACTCCGCGAGCGACTCGCAGGGGAACTCGAGACCGGCGGCCAGCCCGTTCAGGTGCTCGACTTCGGCCCCGAGGAGATCGAGGACGTGGCGATCGTCACCGGCAGCGGCACCGACTGGCTCGACGAGGCCGTCGCGGCCGGCGCGGACGCGCTGGTGACCGGCGAGGGGAAACAGCAGGCCTACCACGAGGCCCGGGAGGCGGGCATCCACGTCGTCCTGGCGGGCCACTACGCGACCGAGACGTTCGGCGTCCGGGCGCTGCAGGACCTGGCCGGGGAGTGGGGCCTCGAGACGAGTTACCTCGAGGTGCCGACCGGGCTCTGA
- a CDS encoding E3 ubiquitin--protein ligase, with product MTPAQLEPVSIAVLALGAIVAVPFCWYGLTELRVANRVLRVEPDSVFDATDGGRVELRGTAQPVEEGRLVRAPFTGTPCLAYEYEVEQYDSSGKGSSWRTIDSGEGYVPFLLDDGANSMLIEPPGADFRLEADERIDVDGGTAPPERIARFIEATDAVDCQNTTVDLRVFELTTGADRRFRERRLEPGETVHVLGTARYDTTVSRAAGQINAAVGVDDAALAESRWIRLRHSLFGDPFVVSDSSERRLGLRSGGSGLLSLAVGVLAAWLAVSWAL from the coding sequence ATGACACCGGCCCAACTCGAACCCGTCTCGATCGCCGTCCTCGCGCTGGGTGCGATCGTCGCCGTTCCGTTTTGCTGGTACGGCCTCACCGAACTCCGGGTCGCGAACCGCGTCCTCCGGGTCGAACCGGACTCGGTCTTCGACGCCACCGACGGCGGCCGGGTCGAACTCCGCGGGACCGCCCAGCCGGTCGAGGAGGGTCGGCTCGTTCGAGCGCCGTTCACCGGAACCCCGTGTCTCGCCTACGAGTACGAGGTCGAGCAGTACGACTCGAGCGGGAAGGGCTCGAGCTGGCGGACGATCGACTCCGGCGAGGGGTACGTCCCGTTTCTGCTCGACGACGGCGCGAACAGTATGCTGATCGAGCCACCGGGGGCCGACTTTCGCCTCGAGGCGGACGAACGGATCGACGTCGACGGCGGGACGGCGCCCCCCGAGCGGATCGCGCGGTTCATCGAGGCCACCGACGCCGTCGACTGCCAGAACACCACGGTCGACCTCCGCGTGTTCGAGCTCACGACGGGAGCGGACCGCCGATTTCGGGAGCGCCGCCTCGAGCCCGGCGAGACGGTTCACGTCCTCGGGACGGCCCGCTACGATACGACGGTCTCGCGGGCGGCGGGGCAGATCAACGCCGCCGTCGGCGTCGACGACGCGGCGCTCGCCGAGAGCCGCTGGATTCGGCTTCGCCACTCGCTGTTCGGCGATCCGTTCGTCGTTTCCGACAGCAGCGAGCGGCGACTCGGACTTCGGTCCGGCGGGAGCGGGCTCCTGTCGCTCGCGGTCGGCGTTCTCGCCGCGTGGCTCGCCGTTTCGTGGGCGCTTTGA
- a CDS encoding translation initiation factor IF-5A — protein MAKQQTEVRDLQEGSYVMIDDTPCKINAYSTAKPGKHGSAKARVEAEGVFDGKKRSLSQPVDAKIWVPIIERKQGQVVSVDGDDMQVMDLETYETITMRIPGDADVSPDENIEYLEMEDQRKIV, from the coding sequence ATGGCGAAACAGCAGACCGAAGTTCGCGACCTCCAGGAAGGGAGCTACGTGATGATCGACGACACGCCGTGTAAGATCAACGCTTACTCGACGGCGAAACCCGGCAAGCACGGGAGCGCGAAGGCACGCGTCGAGGCCGAGGGCGTCTTCGACGGGAAGAAGCGCTCGCTCTCCCAGCCGGTCGACGCGAAGATCTGGGTCCCGATCATCGAGCGCAAACAGGGACAGGTCGTCTCCGTCGACGGCGACGACATGCAGGTCATGGACTTAGAGACCTACGAGACGATTACGATGCGCATCCCCGGCGACGCGGACGTCTCCCCCGACGAGAACATCGAGTACCTCGAGATGGAAGACCAGCGGAAGATCGTCTGA
- a CDS encoding toxin-antitoxin system TumE family protein — translation MSDDVSVVRDEIEAYADGTVARVRVLAVPESETFPNGIKYAFHYGEAGAEDPIIRFDNHHGIHEFHLGSKTLETDYPGLQVLYRTWRAALPFDKRADW, via the coding sequence ATGAGCGATGACGTCAGCGTCGTCCGCGACGAGATCGAAGCCTATGCGGACGGCACCGTTGCCCGCGTTCGCGTTCTCGCGGTGCCCGAGTCGGAAACGTTTCCAAACGGAATCAAGTACGCGTTTCACTACGGAGAGGCCGGGGCCGAAGATCCGATCATCAGATTTGATAATCACCACGGTATTCACGAATTCCATCTCGGCTCGAAAACGCTCGAAACCGACTATCCCGGGTTACAGGTGTTGTATCGAACGTGGCGTGCAGCACTTCCGTTCGATAAACGCGCTGACTGGTAA
- the speB gene encoding agmatinase encodes MFPGATDGREGSATAAESDRGGANFVVVGAPLDVSTTFQPGTRFGPRRIRSFAEPFDDYDHRTDQFFSDLAVEDHGDVRAWDDAKEYLEYLEGTLRGVVWDDAVPLTLGGEHTVSLAGVRAVEPEVVVVLDAHLDLYEAYDGNRLSHASVTRRILEEAGVEEVVVLSARTGSEVEWDRAQRRDVTVVPPEAVGNRSLVDVIAGRKTYLSVDIDAADPAYAPGTGTMEPFGLEPRELRTVVREVAPYAGGFDVVEVNDRDDGQSAALAAKLVREFVFSHADDRYGR; translated from the coding sequence ATGTTTCCCGGGGCGACCGACGGACGCGAGGGGAGCGCCACGGCGGCCGAATCCGACCGTGGCGGCGCGAACTTCGTGGTCGTCGGTGCGCCCCTGGACGTGTCGACGACCTTTCAGCCGGGGACCCGATTCGGTCCCCGACGGATCCGCTCTTTTGCCGAACCGTTCGACGACTACGACCACCGGACGGACCAGTTCTTCTCGGACCTCGCGGTCGAGGACCACGGCGACGTGCGCGCGTGGGACGACGCCAAGGAGTACCTCGAGTACCTCGAGGGCACCCTCCGCGGTGTCGTCTGGGACGACGCCGTCCCGCTGACGCTGGGCGGCGAACACACCGTCTCGCTCGCGGGCGTGCGCGCGGTCGAACCCGAGGTCGTCGTCGTGCTGGACGCCCACCTCGATCTGTACGAGGCCTACGACGGGAACAGACTCTCGCACGCCTCCGTCACCCGGCGGATCCTCGAGGAAGCCGGCGTCGAGGAGGTCGTCGTGCTCAGCGCCCGGACCGGGAGCGAGGTGGAGTGGGACCGAGCGCAACGGCGCGACGTGACGGTCGTCCCGCCCGAAGCGGTCGGGAACCGGTCGCTCGTCGACGTGATCGCGGGGCGGAAGACCTACCTGAGCGTCGATATCGACGCCGCCGATCCCGCCTACGCGCCCGGAACGGGCACCATGGAGCCGTTCGGCCTCGAGCCCCGCGAACTCCGAACCGTCGTCCGCGAGGTCGCCCCCTACGCGGGCGGCTTCGACGTGGTCGAGGTCAACGACCGCGACGACGGCCAGAGCGCCGCGCTGGCGGCCAAGCTGGTTCGCGAGTTCGTCTTCTCGCACGCCGACGACCGCTACGGTCGGTAG
- a CDS encoding ABC1 kinase family protein has protein sequence MLAFARDRHRFLLFGSPRRVDAETHRHRAEVLLESLLTLGPTFIKLGQLLSTRPDVLPPAYIDVLSALQDEVPPADWADARAVLEDEIGPLDDSFAEFDTEAISGASLGQVYRARVDPATAESQWGRADAGSREVAVKIRRPNIEELVAADLRVIKWSLPILLYFVDDSRAFSLENLADEFAKTIREEMDYEREAEMLREIRGNFADDDRFVIPDVVESHSGRRVLTMEYVEGTKINDLEELERKGIDRTRIAENLERAYLQMIMDDGVFHADPHPGNLAVTDDGRIVFYDFGMSGRVEPFVQEKIIEFYVAVANQDIDGILDALVEIGTLSPDADRGVMAEVMEIAIQDARGESVEQYRINQIVGQIEDSIYVFPFRLPKNLALVLRVATVVEGVCVTLEPDFDFISTATDYLTEEGYREESIRQYARETGRQIRRSGESLTRLAPKTERALDRLDRDDLFVRIGVEDEEDVFAKLAKRLVYGMLLTMSLFSMGVLYALEAPEGSIVAAVFSLVMMIQLYRSFRERKGIGTQPQFTRQNMRQRRGEE, from the coding sequence TTGCTCGCCTTCGCCCGCGACCGACACCGCTTTCTGCTGTTCGGCTCCCCTCGACGGGTCGACGCCGAGACCCACCGTCACCGCGCCGAGGTCCTCCTCGAGTCGCTGTTGACGCTGGGGCCGACGTTCATCAAACTCGGGCAGTTGCTCTCGACCCGGCCGGACGTGTTACCCCCGGCGTACATCGACGTCCTCTCAGCGCTGCAAGACGAGGTGCCGCCGGCCGACTGGGCCGACGCGCGGGCGGTGCTCGAGGACGAGATCGGCCCCCTCGACGACAGCTTCGCCGAGTTCGACACCGAGGCGATCAGCGGCGCGAGCCTCGGACAGGTGTACCGGGCGCGCGTCGATCCGGCGACCGCCGAGTCCCAGTGGGGGCGCGCGGACGCCGGGAGCCGCGAGGTCGCGGTGAAGATCCGCCGACCGAACATCGAGGAACTGGTCGCCGCCGACCTGCGGGTGATCAAGTGGTCGCTGCCGATCCTGCTGTACTTCGTCGACGACTCCCGAGCGTTCTCGCTCGAGAACCTGGCCGACGAGTTCGCGAAGACCATCCGCGAGGAGATGGACTACGAGCGCGAGGCCGAGATGCTCCGGGAGATCCGGGGCAACTTCGCCGACGACGACCGCTTCGTCATCCCCGACGTCGTCGAGAGCCACTCCGGACGCCGCGTGCTCACCATGGAGTACGTCGAAGGGACGAAGATCAACGACCTCGAGGAACTCGAGCGCAAGGGGATCGATCGGACGCGAATCGCGGAGAACCTCGAGCGGGCGTACCTCCAGATGATCATGGACGACGGGGTCTTCCACGCCGATCCCCACCCGGGCAATCTCGCGGTGACCGACGACGGACGGATCGTCTTCTACGACTTCGGGATGTCGGGTCGGGTCGAGCCGTTCGTCCAGGAGAAGATCATCGAGTTCTACGTCGCCGTCGCCAACCAGGACATCGACGGCATCCTCGACGCCCTGGTCGAGATCGGCACGCTCTCCCCGGACGCCGATCGGGGCGTGATGGCCGAGGTGATGGAGATCGCCATCCAGGACGCTCGCGGGGAGTCCGTCGAGCAGTACCGGATCAACCAGATCGTCGGCCAGATCGAGGATTCCATCTACGTCTTCCCGTTCCGACTCCCCAAGAACCTCGCGCTGGTCCTTCGGGTCGCGACCGTCGTGGAAGGGGTCTGCGTCACCCTCGAGCCCGACTTCGACTTCATCTCGACCGCGACCGACTACCTCACCGAGGAGGGGTACCGCGAGGAGTCGATCCGGCAGTACGCCCGGGAGACGGGCAGACAGATCCGGCGATCCGGGGAGTCGCTGACCCGGCTGGCGCCCAAGACCGAGCGTGCCCTCGACCGACTCGACCGCGACGACCTCTTCGTCCGCATCGGCGTCGAGGACGAGGAGGACGTCTTCGCCAAACTCGCCAAACGACTGGTCTACGGCATGCTCCTCACCATGTCGCTGTTCTCGATGGGCGTCCTCTACGCGCTCGAGGCGCCCGAGGGGTCGATCGTCGCGGCCGTCTTCTCGCTCGTCATGATGATCCAGCTCTACCGATCGTTCCGCGAGCGCAAGGGGATCGGGACCCAGCCGCAGTTCACGCGACAGAACATGCGCCAGCGCCGCGGCGAGGAGTAG
- a CDS encoding MarR family transcriptional regulator: protein MTRTLHVIIDSESDRSDLEDTLVALDAGEDVDPEPSTLSVEDLETFGRLFRPTNLELLEAIATHDPSSIRELARVVGRHPPEVTQNVTELADYGLVELEQDGRAKRPVVWYDEIDVDIPIGRHSPDTARA from the coding sequence ATGACTCGAACACTCCACGTCATAATCGATTCCGAATCTGACCGCAGCGACCTCGAGGACACGCTCGTCGCGCTCGACGCCGGCGAGGACGTCGACCCGGAGCCGTCGACGCTCTCGGTCGAGGATCTCGAGACGTTCGGTCGGCTCTTCCGGCCGACGAATCTCGAACTGCTCGAGGCCATCGCCACCCACGACCCGAGCAGCATCCGCGAACTCGCGCGGGTCGTCGGCCGTCACCCGCCAGAGGTCACCCAGAACGTGACCGAACTGGCCGACTACGGTCTCGTGGAACTCGAGCAGGATGGCCGCGCGAAGCGCCCGGTCGTCTGGTACGACGAGATCGACGTCGACATTCCGATCGGCCGTCATTCGCCGGACACCGCACGAGCGTGA
- a CDS encoding molybdopterin molybdotransferase MoeA, producing MDGADSERREAGFKVRTPVDEARRELREALEGRDDADRRPDDGSDGSAATGTETIDVERADGRVLAAPVTAARSVPHYERAAMDGYAVRAADTFGASERSPEVLRIAEGIGDDADIGPETTARVHTGSALPEGADAVVMIERVEELESVGELEVADAVAEGENVAPVGEDVEEGQHLYDAGHRLRPSDLGLLRSAGYARVAVAQRPTVGVIPTGEELVAGDPGPGEVIETNGLTVSRLVERWGGRATYRDVVTDDPESLRVAIQRDLAKDVVVTTGGSSVGERDLLPEVIDDLGDVIVHGVGLKPGHPVCLGLVEETPVLALPGYPVACIVNAVQFLRPVLRWLEGTEPDPHPTTHARLERKIPSEPGTRTFARVRLEDRDPDDGEAFAPGEPRYAATPTRASGSGVLSSVALADGWVVVDDDREGIPAGETVAVENWEPNA from the coding sequence ATGGACGGAGCCGACAGCGAGCGCAGGGAGGCCGGGTTCAAGGTCCGGACCCCGGTCGACGAGGCGCGCCGGGAACTCAGGGAGGCCCTCGAGGGGCGCGACGACGCGGACCGACGTCCCGACGACGGGAGCGACGGTTCGGCCGCGACGGGAACCGAGACCATCGACGTCGAGCGGGCTGACGGCCGGGTGCTGGCCGCGCCCGTGACCGCCGCCCGGAGCGTCCCCCACTACGAGCGGGCGGCGATGGACGGCTACGCCGTCCGCGCCGCGGACACGTTCGGCGCGAGCGAGCGCTCCCCCGAAGTGCTCCGGATCGCCGAGGGGATCGGTGACGACGCCGATATCGGTCCGGAGACGACCGCACGCGTCCACACCGGCAGCGCCCTCCCCGAGGGCGCCGACGCGGTCGTGATGATCGAACGCGTCGAGGAACTCGAGTCCGTCGGCGAACTCGAGGTCGCGGACGCGGTCGCGGAGGGGGAAAACGTCGCGCCGGTCGGCGAGGACGTCGAGGAGGGTCAGCACCTCTACGACGCGGGCCACCGGCTGCGGCCGTCGGATCTGGGCCTCCTGCGGTCGGCGGGCTACGCCCGCGTCGCGGTCGCCCAGCGTCCCACGGTGGGCGTGATCCCGACCGGCGAGGAACTCGTCGCGGGTGATCCGGGGCCGGGCGAGGTGATCGAGACCAACGGCCTGACCGTCTCCCGACTCGTCGAGCGCTGGGGCGGACGCGCGACCTACCGGGACGTCGTCACCGACGACCCCGAATCGCTGCGCGTGGCGATCCAGCGCGACCTGGCGAAGGACGTCGTCGTCACCACCGGCGGCTCGAGCGTCGGCGAGCGGGACCTGCTGCCGGAGGTGATCGACGACCTGGGCGACGTGATCGTCCACGGCGTCGGACTCAAACCCGGCCACCCGGTCTGTCTCGGACTCGTCGAGGAGACGCCCGTCCTCGCCCTGCCCGGCTACCCCGTCGCCTGTATCGTCAACGCCGTCCAGTTCCTGCGGCCGGTCCTGCGCTGGCTCGAGGGGACCGAGCCCGACCCCCACCCGACCACGCACGCGCGTCTCGAGCGCAAGATCCCCAGCGAGCCCGGGACGCGAACGTTCGCGCGCGTGCGACTCGAGGACCGCGATCCCGACGACGGCGAGGCGTTTGCACCCGGCGAGCCTCGCTACGCGGCGACGCCGACCCGCGCGAGCGGTTCGGGGGTGCTCTCGAGCGTCGCGCTGGCCGACGGCTGGGTGGTCGTCGACGACGACCGCGAGGGGATCCCCGCCGGCGAGACAGTCGCGGTCGAGAACTGGGAACCGAACGCGTAA